TGTTCTCTACAGTTTCAGTGATAGATGGACCATTGTTACTGCAATTCATCCCACCAGGTGCATCACATAAGTATTTGTTTCCAATATATGCTGTTCCATCTTGATACAGTGTGTCAAAATGCGGACCGCTTGGAATCCTTCCACTCAAATTGTTATAAGATATGTTGAGATGCTGGAGAAAATCTAACAGTGTCCATGTCACTGGAATTTCCCCTGTGAAATGGTTATAGCTGAGATCCAACGACTCGAGGGAACTCATCGCACCAATAGTCTTTGGGATAAGTCCGAAAAGATTATTATGTGAGAGATTCAGGAATGGAAGTCCACTTAAAAGTCCAATTTTCTCAGGGATTTTACCAGTGAGAGCGTTGCTTGAGACGTCGAATCCAGTGTTGTAGGAATACACTGACTCGAGCCATTGTGTCTGTCCTTTGGTGACAATTTCTAGCTGAGCACCAGTGAACTTGAGGGAGTAAACATAACCTAAGATGGTCGCCTCATTTTGTCTTTTCGTCATCGCTTTCAAGCCATCAAGATTCTCAGGAATGGGGCCAGATAGATTGTTCCTGGACAAACCAATATATTGTAGATTTTCTAACTTCATTAGCCCTTCTGGGATAGATTCATTGAAAGAGTTTGATGCAAGCACGAGGATGCGGAGGTGGTGTAGGTCGCCGATGAACTTTGGTATCCTTCCTTTAAATCTATTGCCTGCCAAGTTCAGAATTTCCAAATCTTGAAAATTTTCAATCATTGTTGGAAAAGATCCATCAAACTCATTCCCATTCAGGTCCAGATAATGAAGGCTTGTAACGCGTTCAAGTTCTTTTGGAACACTTCCAGTGAGCTTGTTTTGTCCAAGATTAAGGTAAATGAGAGATTTGCAGTTTCCCAAATTACGTCGAATGGTACCTGACAAGCTATTATTGGAGAGATCAAGAACCTGGAGAATATTACCTTCTCGGCAAAATGATTCAGGTATTGGACCATGAATTTTGTTTCCGGATAAGGATATGGACCTGATACCGGGAGCTTCTCCTATCAGTGTTGGTATTGAGCCTACAAAGTTGTTGAGTGTCAAATCGATGACATTAACATTCACGAGCTGAGAAGGGATAGGACCTTGAAGGTTATTTCTAGCTAAATTTACTATTGTTGGGAAACGAGAAGATTTCAGCTGAATCATTGGCGGTATAAATCCCTCGAAGTTATTCATAGACAAAGCTAGTATAGAGAGGGATGGGAGATTGAACAACCAGTATGGTATGGCTCCTGATAGACTGTTGTTAACCAAATTTAAAACCACGAGTTTCGACAaatttgaaaagaattctggGATTTCTCCTCTCATGTTGCAAGATGTAAATTCCAAAATCTTGGGCTGGAAAGTTTGCACAAAGAGTTGATGTTGATCATCAATTTCCAATGACAATCCACTTGTTCCTAAACTTATTTCTTCCAATCTAGACTTCTGGAATAAAGACAATTGCATATTACCATTCAGCCTATTCCTCTGAATATAAAGTGATGAAAGCTTAGGAAGCTGAAGTATGCACAAGGGAAGACGTCCTGTTAGATCGTTCCATTCTAAATTCAGGTACTCGAGAGAGGGGATTCGACAAATTGAAATGGGAATATGCCCTTCTAATCTGTTCTGAAATAGAGATAAGTACTGAAGGCTTATTAAACTGGACATTGATACAGGAAGTTGGCCAGTAATGTTGTTGTCATTGAGCATCAGTACACTTAATTTCTTAAGGTCTGTGACAGAAGAAGGTATCGACCCTTGGATTGAGCAACCATCAGCTCGGAAAAAGGTTAATGAAGTTGAGTTGCTTAAAGGAGGAGGAATTGGTCCAGCTACCCGAACGAAGCTTATGTCAAGAAATGTCAACTTTGACCATGGAACTGAAAACATTGAAACAAGATTGATGATCATAGCAGGATTGCTAGCAACAGAAAGTTCTTCAAGTTGAGGAAAGTAAGGGATATGACCATGTAAATCATTGCCACTAAAATCAAGAGTTGAGAGGGTTGTGAGGTTCGATAGCAGATCAGGTATCGGGGATGTTAGAGCGTTAGAACTCATTTCTAGAGTAGAAAGATTAGTTAGGTTAAGTAACTGCGATGTTGGAATTCTTCCTGAAATGTTGCAATTGGATAAACGAAGTGACATGAGATATGAAAGACTTGATACTGGTTTAGCCCAATGAAAGGATTCGGAGGCCTTTGATAGATCAACACCTGTCAATACAAGATATCTGAGGCTTCGGAGTCCTTCTAACCACCTTAGATTTGGACTAGATATACGACCATAGCTAATAAAAGATAGCAGTGAGCCAAAATCTAACCTTAGTGGAAATGTCAAGctaacagaaaaagaagaaaaatcaggTACTAAGTTTGCACATGAAAGATCAAGAGACCTTAGAGATGTAAGGTTTGAAAATTGTGTGGAGATGGAATCTTGAAACATGACATTTGAGAGATTGAGATAAGTCAACTTTGTTAAGTTTGATATCTGAGGAGGTAGTTTAGAGAGCATGAAGTTGTTGAAACTCAGGTCAAGATATTGCATATGGTTAAGAGTGAAGAGCAATGGAGATATAGTACCTTTAAGGGCAAAATTAGATGTATTGTTAGAGTTTGAAACAACTTCCTTATTGACATTGATTATGACTTCATCCGGATTAGGATTCCGGAGATTGACAACTACAACATGTCCTGAACTTGAGCATTTGATTCCTTCCCAATTGCAACAGTTTTCTCCTTGCCATGAAGATAATCGATTAGATGGATCAGTCAACACTGATTTGAAGCTCAATAGAGCTGCTCTTTCAGTTTCATAGCAGCCATAAACGatcgaaaaatgataaaataaagtagaaaataTAAGAAAATGTTTCTTTAACCACATGGCTTTCAAGATGATGAACAATATTATCCTAACTTGTCAAGTGCTTTTATACCAGTTAAATGCTTATTATCTAGCTATACCAGTATACCACTTGAAATGACTTATTCACAAGTTTCTTTCCAAGAGTGTGAAAGGAAAcattggagcaacggtaaagttgtctccgtatgacctataggtcatgggttcgagccgtggaagcatccactaatgcttgcattagggcaCCCTTGTGATGCGGCCCTTCCACGGATCCTCCGTGAATGCGGGCTGACTTGTGCACCGGGCTGTCCTTTTCTTTCCTAGAGTGTCTTCATGAATTAAAAAAAAGCATTATTTGGTGTAGGCTTTTACTACTGAATTGAAAAAGATTGCATTCTACAGTaatgatttaatttaaaataatcaAAATCCTCCAGAAACTTGATTTATTGGAGAAAAAAAGGGACAATGTGTTTGAAAGGTGTTTTCATTTCTCTGTTAATACCagcaattttcaaattgtttGAAGTGAAGGTGGTTAAATTTGACAAAGTCCTCTATAAAATCTCttataagtttgaaaatacaacATACCTGCTCGACAATATATCATTGTATATTTCCAAACCTTTTACCAATGTGTAACTTTTTGCTTCTTGTCATATGAATGCAAATACTTTTTCAGGCGAACAAACTGAAAATTGTCTCAATCATCTTATGACTTTCATCGCATTAAACTATATACGTCGTTTGGTTGTATCTTTTGTTTCCTACAAAAGTTATGCAGGAATTTATGCATTATTACATAAGGCtctgcataatttggtaaataccgaattaccgtaccGAAATCGAATATTTTAGTATttggtatttgatattttgatattcggtatggtatttggtttaagttttaaaaactattggtattaggtatggtatatggtattttaaaataaaatgccgAAATACCGATAATGTACCAAAcaatatattatattacacaatacacatattataaattataacaaaaatataaaaatctaaaattttactttcctttattctctaagtttatcaattaactctaagcaagtaacttgacatttctaatgatcaaatttattcttttatgCACAGTTTTCTCTCTCTGGGTTGATATTCACTAGTTTTGGACAATTTTTTTGTCaacaaatatttttagttttgtacttttgagtactttaatttagaatattacagtctatgactctatctatgcactagttagtat
The sequence above is drawn from the Nicotiana tabacum cultivar K326 chromosome 13, ASM71507v2, whole genome shotgun sequence genome and encodes:
- the LOC107777954 gene encoding uncharacterized protein LOC107777954 codes for the protein MWLKKHFLIFSTLFYHFSIVYGCYETERAALLSFKSVLTDPSNRLSSWQGENCCNWEGIKCSSSGHVVVVNLRNPNPDEVIINVNKEVVSNSNNTSNFALKGTISPLLFTLNHMQYLDLSFNNFMLSKLPPQISNLTKLTYLNLSNVMFQDSISTQFSNLTSLRSLDLSCANLVPDFSSFSVSLTFPLRLDFGSLLSFISYGRISSPNLRWLEGLRSLRYLVLTGVDLSKASESFHWAKPVSSLSYLMSLRLSNCNISGRIPTSQLLNLTNLSTLEMSSNALTSPIPDLLSNLTTLSTLDFSGNDLHGHIPYFPQLEELSVASNPAMIINLVSMFSVPWSKLTFLDISFVRVAGPIPPPLSNSTSLTFFRADGCSIQGSIPSSVTDLKKLSVLMLNDNNITGQLPVSMSSLISLQYLSLFQNRLEGHIPISICRIPSLEYLNLEWNDLTGRLPLCILQLPKLSSLYIQRNRLNGNMQLSLFQKSRLEEISLGTSGLSLEIDDQHQLFVQTFQPKILEFTSCNMRGEIPEFFSNLSKLVVLNLVNNSLSGAIPYWLFNLPSLSILALSMNNFEGFIPPMIQLKSSRFPTIVNLARNNLQGPIPSQLVNVNVIDLTLNNFVGSIPTLIGEAPGIRSISLSGNKIHGPIPESFCREGNILQVLDLSNNSLSGTIRRNLGNCKSLIYLNLGQNKLTGSVPKELERVTSLHYLDLNGNEFDGSFPTMIENFQDLEILNLAGNRFKGRIPKFIGDLHHLRILVLASNSFNESIPEGLMKLENLQYIGLSRNNLSGPIPENLDGLKAMTKRQNEATILGYVYSLKFTGAQLEIVTKGQTQWLESVYSYNTGFDVSSNALTGKIPEKIGLLSGLPFLNLSHNNLFGLIPKTIGAMSSLESLDLSYNHFTGEIPVTWTLLDFLQHLNISYNNLSGRIPSGPHFDTLYQDGTAYIGNKYLCDAPGGMNCSNNGPSITETVENKYDQENVPFVVVIFLGFVTGLSGVFLLLYLIDDNWRNMYWRAVDRIVLKIVNSES